The following is a genomic window from Manihot esculenta cultivar AM560-2 chromosome 9, M.esculenta_v8, whole genome shotgun sequence.
TTTGGAGTATTTGAATACCGGTTAATCGGATTCCACCCTGAATTACCATTATCAAACATATATTGTGTCTTCCATTGGAGAAGGTGTTCATCCTCTAAAAACTCAATGCATATAAACCATTCTCTTCCTCATTGGATAGAAAAAAAGATACCGAAAATCACTCTACTTCTAACaaggaaaatttaaaaaatgaaggGTTTATATAAAATCGTGTTACTGttcttttaataaaatgttCTAATTAAGCTTTgtaataaaatgattaaatatCCATCGTAATAATATTACAATAATTCTTTTAAGTTCATTCTGAACGGCATTCACCGATTCTatctaaataaatctaaaaaattttatattttaattttttaatttttaattttcatttaaaaaaagtcATTGTAAatctattttactttatttaaccaatttatttattcaattatatttatatttattaaatttaattaaaattattttatatttttataaaattaaatttatcaattttttattttatttttattaaaaatataagttaattttttttaattttaattagagaataatataaatagttaaaattataactattaAACAATTTAAGCTTAAAACAAGTTGATTATTGATTAATATGTTATTTGATAAAAgtgttaaataatttaattaatttgttttaattttcactcTCCATTTTAAGGAAAATCCAAATTAGTGTTAGCTTTTcgtattttgttaaaattaattatttaattaataaattaaaatgttttaatattttataaaattaaattctttaatattttattaaaaaaattattcaatttatgTTAACATCATCaatgaaattgaaaattaatattatatataaaaagttgaaaaaaaaataaatattaaaataagttgattttaaacactaaataatttaattcaataaaatctAGATATATTTTGActgtgttttaaaaaataaaaaaataaatagttaatttaacAGATTATAAGGACTTCATAATTATTTATAGGgattttatagttttttatCAAAGAGAAAAGCGAAAAGGAAAatctagagaaaaaaaaaaaaaaaaaagagaagatatTTTGAAAAATCGGGTTGCCACACCCACAGGAGCTTAGCTCAGCTCATCACTGTATTTTTCTCCCTCTCGCCTCCTCCCCTCAGTTCGCCAAAACGACACAACTTTACAGGTTTTCCCTCACCTCCGCTGGATAATTTGATTGGATGGGAACTCTCACAAGCTGTAGTTTTAGCACTGTGAATTTGAGACTGCGTTCAGGTCCCGCTGGCAACGATCGCAGGGGGAGAATTCCGGCGTTTCGTCTCAGGAAGACGAAGAAGAAGGAGACTGCATGCTTCTTGTGCAAAGGAATTTATACGAAAGAGGTTTCGTTTACCAATTTCATTAGAATTAGGTGTTTTAGTACTAACAATGATAGTAATAGCGAAGTGGAGAATAATAACAATAAGATTGACACTGCCATTAAAGATTCCAATGTTAAAACTGCTCCGCCTGAAGACAACGACGGAAAATCCGCCAATGACTTTGGCTCCGATGAGCCACCTACTTCTGTTTCTTCAACGGTACACTGCTTTCTTAATCTTGGTTtccttctctcttattttaaataattttcctaTTTgtggaattttaaattttttgttattgTCAATTCTCAGCATAGGATAACTTTATCTTGCGACTGGATTTTGCTTACTGGAGTTTCTGAAGTTGAAAAATGAAATACAAGTAAACTTTTGGCCGTGTTTGGttgcactttttttttttcaactgaATATGCCATTAGTTCTGTTTGTTAACGATGTACACTTTTCATAAACGGGTATATGGGCCACGTATAAATTTTGGTATGAGTTAGTAATTATATATGGAACTAGGTTTGAATTTTGTGATAACAGATAAAATTTGAGAGAGTGGTGTTAAAGACTTTATAATACTAGAATTGACAGTGTAGGTTGCTTTCAACAGGTGGTTGGACACTGGAGTGGGATTACTCTGCAATTTAAATTCTCTAAGCATTTCTTCATAATCAAGAATTTTCGTTCCATGCATTTTTTTGGTGTCTAATGACATTGAAAATCTCACCTGTTTGCGGTATACTTAAGGTTTCTCTCTGTAAAACTGGAAGCATTTTCACTTTAGATTATGAAAGCAAATCTAACTTTCTACATTGCAAGGTTTTAGGTCAGATGCAATGTTAATCTTTTTGAACAGTTCAATATAAGAAAGCCTTGAgcctttaactttttttttaacccCTTCTCTATTGTTAACATTTGAAGAAGACCTAGAATGCACCAAATCTGAACCAATGCTGAGTCTGTTTTTGTGTTTTTAGGTGCAGCAAAGCTGATTCTTGACAATGGGATGGACATATGTATATACCTAAATACTTGCATTCATACCAAATCCAAATATAGTATGTGATGACTTGGATTTTGACATCAGTTTTTTCCTTTTCAGCCACCAACTATTACCCCAGTTGGACAAGCATACAACAATTTCCAAGTTGACTCTTTTAAATTGATGGAGCTTCTTGGACCTGAGAAGGTTGATCCTGCTGATATAAAGCTCATCAAGGACAAGCtttttggttattcaacattctgggtaacaaaagaagagCCATTTGGAGACTTTGGTGAGGGCATTCTTTTCCTTGGTAATTTAAGgggaaaaagagaagatgttTTTGCCAAGCTGCAGAGTCAGCTAGCTGATATCACAGGTGATAAATACAACCTTTTTATGGTGGAGGAACCCAATTCAGAAGGACCAGACCCACGTGGTGGACCACGAGTTAGCTTTGGTTTGCTACGAAAAGAGGTATCAGAACCAGGGCCAACAACACTTTGGCAATATGTGATTGCTCTTTTGTTATTCCTTTTAACCATTGGCTCATCTGTGGAGTTAGGAATTGCATCTCAGGTAACCTGATTGTTCGTTTTTTACATCTCGCATT
Proteins encoded in this region:
- the LOC110622887 gene encoding probable zinc metalloprotease EGY1, chloroplastic isoform X2, encoding MGTLTSCSFSTVNLRLRSGPAGNDRRGRIPAFRLRKTKKKETACFLCKGIYTKEVSFTNFIRIRCFSTNNDSNSEVENNNNKIDTAIKDSNVKTAPPEDNDGKSANDFGSDEPPTSVSSTPPTITPVGQAYNNFQVDSFKLMELLGPEKVDPADIKLIKDKLFGYSTFWVTKEEPFGDFGEGILFLGNLRGKREDVFAKLQSQLADITGDKYNLFMVEEPNSEGPDPRGGPRVSFGLLRKEVSEPGPTTLWQYVIALLLFLLTIGSSVELGIASQINRLPPEVVKYFTDPNAVDPPDMELLFPFVESALPLAYGVLGILLFHEVGHFLAAFPKKINLSIPFFIPNITLGSFGAITQFKSILPDRSTKVDISLAGPFAGAVLSFSMFAVGLLLSTNPTAAGELVQVPSSLFQGSLLLGLISRAILGYASMHAATISIHPLVIAGWCGLTTTAFNMLPVGCLDGGRAVQGAFGKNALVGFGLTTYTLLGLGVLGGPLSLPWGLYVLICQCHNFFPCIPLSQRRSISFKITQELYSFNLR